TGCAGAGAAACTTATTTATGCTCTGCTACCTAATGACTTATTATCCTAAGTCAGCTTGATCCTATGCAACATGTCATTCACATCTAGAAAGCTCCTTCCAAGTGTATTATGCTTTCCCAATCCAGCCAACTAACGGTTATCCAATTGCAACTCTTCTTCTTCACTGATTGTAGTAGGTAACTTGAGCATTGCCAAAATTCCTAATGGAGTTCCTCACTAGCTGCTCTAGGTTTCTTAGACAGCTTCAACAGGTTTCTCATCTTAGTTAGCCTTTCACTTGACCTCTCTTCATGTTCATGCACACGTTTATGAATCACTTAAAGGGTAGGAAAAAAGTAAGAAcccaatttgttttttaattatcacatcCTTTCTCGTGAGTCCAATAACTTAACATATTTTCTcatcactctttttttttattctatccTTTGTTCTTAATAGAGCAAATAGtaatataattctaataattaaaagcaataAAAGCAATATATCTTCTTGTAagtagaatcaatattactgatatttattgatattttttcttctgATTTGTTGTGATTTAATTTTGGTAATATGATGCCATCATGAAGACCACcaatttctttattatattgtttgttaCGATCAAAGCTAGGACGATTACATTTTGATATTGCAATGTTTGATATAAATACACAGCCtgtcaaataaaaatttggaaCAAAACAAATCTCTATACTCTCTCTTTCATACTCATTATCATCCCCACAGGCACACCTCATTTTTTTCCTCTCTcctgcaaaaaaaataaaatcttacaaaaggagaaaaaaaagaaaaagagagaaggtAGTTGTACAAAATGACAGAATGAGATTCATAAAGAAGAGGAGAACCCAAGGGTTTGGAAGGTAAgccactcttttttttttctcttgattTATGAATTctcaatttatattatattttgtcttcatatggtacattttttttttcctttttaacaCAACTTTAACATTTTCTGTTAGgaacattattttttactatttacaaatattttacgctaaaaatcatacaaaattccttatttcttttattgtctATCCAGCCCCTCACGTCATGTGATacccattttcaaatttattttcttctaaaaactataaaaaaaatataaagaactaaaaataaaaagcagttgtctttgtttaattttattgtttattcgACTGCTCGTGTTGCTTGACACTTAtctccaaataattaaaaataccaaaaaacataaaaatattttcaaaattataataaaataataaaaattaaatcttttctCAAATaggtttttcataaagaactacgtcaCCTGAATTCTCTAATATttgaaatacgtaggagcgagaaTTAATCCTTATCGgaccaaaaaaatcaaacttatttttatttcttttgtacattcttttattgaaaaaatcacatcctttttatgtttaattaaacgtaccgtcttaggacggacAATGTGCAATGTGGGGTGTTAATACCTCACGTAACCGACTTCCGGAcctaaaatataagtttttgtagaactttgttgtgttttttgaTTTTTCTGTAGTTGTTCAGAATAAACTACGGtagcgactccaaactctgttttttggaaattttgtttttaattcgtCATCCCGTTGCGATTTTGGTTGCaacaatatgaaaaatataaattattttaagtaattataactttatatttaagtagatttaacatgaaaatttattgtttgtGAGTCCTTGTACAACTACTTGCACATTTTCTATGTCTCCATCATCTGACTGACTCACATATTCAAAGGTATCAAGAATTTTATAATGTACCAGCTTAGAAAACACTCAACGACAATGATATACCAAGAACCCTTACCCCAACCACAACACAACACCACTTGTTCTCTATCTCCTCATGACCATGTAGTGCTTATGCCTCGATTTCATCTTCAAAATTCAGGCTTCCATCACTGAGATTTTCAGTGCTTATGCAAACACAGGATTTGAAAGACTACTTTCTAGTTTTGTGATAATCCAACCGCACAAATAATCAACCGGGAATGCAATAATTACGGCAGCTGAAAATAGGGATTGAAATGTCAGTGATAAGTGgggaaaatataaaacaaattaacttTCCTAATAATAGTTTATTTTGTGTTATACCAACaatactatatttttaattaaagtaatattgTTTTACCGGATGGTACctctaataaaaaaacttatttccTTGCATCTTGCTAAACCCACGCAATGCTTTATCCTATTttctttacataattttttataataagttttGCATTGGTTAGACTGAAGCTagtgtatatttatttaatataaaatatgtttttatagtACATATTTTTGTGTTCCTTAAgttgataataattaatttttactatattttattttaatgattctTAGCGTcaacgtaaaatatttttagtcaatgccaagtttttaattcttttagcaTTATATTAGCATCGGTTAGGTTGATTCTAATAACATCTTCTTAATTGTTGTCATGTGTTATGACAACTAAGCTTCTACATTTTTGTATtgttatagaaaatatttgaagttcTTCATGGTTATCAAGTTTTTCAGGGTTGCTTTAGAAATCAAACAAAATGGTATATCTGAGAGGAAAAACCGTACTATGATGGAGATGGCAAAGTGCATTTTGTTTGAGTATATGTACAACAAAggttgtttaaaaaaaatgaaaccatTTGAAGCATGAAGTGGAACGAATCTTCATTGGAGTATCTTAAACGTTTTGGATGTATTTACTATCCTGAAGTTCAAAAATCAAGAGAACGAAATTTGAAGAATCAAGTAAGAGAGATGAATATTTATTGGTTATAGTTACATGTTAAATAGCAGTGAACTTTACAACTTGAAGACGAAGAAGGTGATTAATGAAGATGAGATATTTCATGGTAGGGATGGCAATGCTTCAACGATTTACTGAATTATGAGCCTTAAAGCAATAGAAGTATAGAAGTATAAGAGTAATCAAATGAAAATATTCGTGTAATGAAAGTCAAAAGCTCTGAAAAGCCCATACGGTTCACCATACACCTTTATTAATTGATACGACAGCCACTGAAATACACAATTAATGTCGTCACGTTATAGCTGGATCACAATATCTCTATTTGCTATACTACAactattaaaaaagaaagaaaaaacgtCACAACTGCTCGCGAAACATTTAAGAATACATTGCAAAGCTCAAAGTCTTCGTCTCCGCGTAGACAATTATTGTGCAAATATCACATGGTTATTTAAAAAAGGAAATACAGAAAATTGAAAGAGTTATAATAACCTGTGTATTGTTTAGCTAACTACAACAATTGGTTATATTTAGTGTTAAGTAACATAAAGTCTTACAGTTGCCACTACCAGAAAGcttgagagagaaagagagagctAGACTAAAATGGCAGAAACTGCAGTGTCCTTTGTATTTCCAAAATTTTTGGAAGCTGTGAAGATGCTGAGAGATCTCCCAAAAGAAGTTGCAGAAGTTACTGACGAATCAGAAAGTTTTCAAGATTTCATCCATGATGCAAATAAAATCGCTGAAGCCGAAGAAGATAACAATAGGCGCGATAGAATGAGAAAAAGGTTGATGAGGCTGAGAAAAACAGCTTTTCTCATGGAAGATATCATCGATGACTATGTGATATGTGACGAAAAGCAACCTGAAGAAGATCCTTCACAAGAAGATCCTCGATGTGCAGTTTTACTCTGTGAGGCTGTTGAGTTCATCAAAACTCAAATCCTTCGCCTTCAAATAGCGTATCGGATTCAGACTGTTAAGTCACTTGCTCGTGCGGAAAGAGATGGCTTCGAAAACCATTTTCCTATAGGATCAAGATCAGACGATTCTAGAGGAAATGAAAATTTCACATGGCATAAACTTCGAATGGCTCCTCTTTTTAATAAGCAAGATGAGGTTGTTGGCTTTGAAAAGCCTATAGAAACACTGAAAAAGTGGTTGACACAGGGAAGAAAAGAACGCACTGTCATCTCTGTTGTAGGAATGGCAGGATTGGGAAAAACCACTCTTTCTAAGCACGTTTTTGACAAGGTCGATAAACACTTTGAGTGCCATGCAGTGATCACAGTGTCTCGACCCTATGATGTTGAACGACTGCTGAGGGATATAATGAAGGAGCTTTGCCAAGAAAGAAATGAGCATCCTGCTCAGGATGTTGAAACTATGAATCGAATGTCGTTGATAAAAGAAGTAAGAAAACGCTTGTCCAATAAGAGGTATGTTGTCTTGTTTGATGACGTATGGAACGAAACTTTTTGGGATGACATTGAATTGGCTCTAATTGATGATAAAAATGGAAGTAGGATATTAATCACTACCCGGGATGAGAAGGTTGTGGAATTCTGTAAGCAAGctttattttttgaagtttatAAGTTACAACCTTTAAGTAAAGCAAAATCATTGGAGTTGTTATGTAAGAAGGCGTTTGGGTATGCTTTTGTTGGACGTTGTCCAAAAGATTATAAAGAAGTAGGTCTGGACATTGTCAGGAAGTGTGAGTGTTTACCTTTAGCGATTGTGGCCATTGGTAgtattttatatagaaaatgtAAAAGTCCATATGATTGGCGCATGTTTAGTCAAAATCTAAGTTCAGAGTTGCAGAGCAATTACGAGTTACAAAGtgtaacaaaaattttaagtttGAGTTACGATGATTTGCAACAGAATCTGAGGTCATGTTTGTTGTATTTCGGAATGTATCCTGAAGATTACGAAGTGAACTGTGGTAGATTAATTCGGCAGTGGATAGCTGAAGGTTTTGTCAAACATGAAAATGGAAGAAATTTAGAAGAAGTTGCACAACAATATTTAATGGAGTTGATTAGTAGAAGTTTGGTTCTAGTATCGTCATTTACCACAGATGGCAGAGCTAAAGCATGTCGTGTTCATGACTTGGTACATGAAATGGTCCGTCGAAAAATTAAGAATACAGGGTTTTGTGAGTATATTGATGAGCATAATCATTTGGAGTCAAGTGGTAACATTCGACGCTTAACAATAGCAACAAGTTCCAATGGTTTAAGTGGATCTATGGAAGAATCACAACATGTTCGGTCAATTCTAATTTTCACGAATGAAGTGTCATCTAAAGACTTCACGAGCGCCTTGCTTGCAAAATACATGCGGTTGAAAGTGTTGGATTTTGAATTTACTCCATTATATGATGTTCCTGAGAATTTGGGGtgtttaatccacttaaagtatCTAAGCTTCAGGGAGACATGCATAAGAAGCCTTCCAAAATCCATTGGAAAGCTCCAAAACTTAGAGACATTAGATGTAAGAACACATATGGTGATTGAGGTACCAAAGGAGATTACGAAGCTTAGAAAGCTACGTCATCTTTGGGGTAGCCCAATATCTTCCACTTCGTTGAAGTATAGTGTTGGAAGCATGAAGTCCCTGGAAAAGATGAATGAATTGCGAATAGATCGAAATGGAGAGGTGATTAGAGAGATTGGAAAGCTAAAGCAATTAAGGGATCTGAGGGTTGTTGGTTTTAGGAGAGGTCATGCAGAGACTCTCTGTTCCTCACTAAACGAGATGCCACTTTTGGAGCGACTACATATCTCCTCCTCAGAATATGTGAGGTTTAGTGGCGATTTTTCTTCTTCGCTAAGGAAGGTAACAGTGGTGAAACTTCTTGATCGGAGAGAAATTGACTTTCACATTACGTCATCCTTGTCTAAACTGAGGAAGCTTCACCTGTATGCCGTTTTAAAAGAGTTCCCAAATTGGATTCTGCGGCTCCAAAGTCTTGTGAAACTGTCTTTGGTTGAATCCAAGTTAACTAACATTCCATTGAAATCTCTGGGAAATATGCCAAATTTGTTATTCCTCTGTTTCGATTCCAGATGTTATGAAGGAGAAACTCTGCATTTTGAAAATGGAGGATTTCAGAAACTAAAGGAACTGGAGCTCAAAGGTTTGGAGCAATTGAGGTCCATCTTTATTGAAAGGAGAGCACTGCAATATTTGGAAAAGCTTCATATAAAGACCGTTCCACGACTGAAGACAGTACCCTCTGGCATTCAACACTTGCAGAGACTCCAAGTTCTCCACATCTTGTATATGCCGAGAGAATTTCTGCATAGGATTAACCCCGATGGAGGAGAAGAGCACTGGATGATCAAACATGTGCCCTATGTACATTTTGGTCGAACATATCGTAAAAAGAGGTGTGCTTTTTATCTCTATTagtaattttattgtttttgatttaacacaaactttattttttaatctccGTACTTAgaacaaattattttagtttctttatCGTCTTTAATTCCTTTTACATAATCTTCACATCATgctaaaatgaattaaaatgatatttataaagAATAGAAGTTGACGTGTAATTATAGGAACCGAGGAAGAAATTAAATCTCTTATCCAATATATAACGTCTTCCAATTTTCCATTCTTGGAAGATCATTCTATTGTCCCTTACATAAAAatgaaacttaattttttttttctgttgatagtaaacatttaaatttgtagttttttttttttttatatatgggTGCAAGTGATATTTATATTGGTTTTGAGATGATATTTGGGAATGCAAGGAGAAGTTTGTGTCTGTTCTGATTTTGGGTATTTTGATGCAAATGTGACGTTCATACTATTGTGAAGTGATATACATGCATGTTGGTAAAAGTGATTGCTGATGCTCAATTGGTTGGAGCACTGCTTTCTACCCGATTTGTTTGATTATATGTTGTTGAGTTAGAATTTCAAAAGAAGTGGATTGCATTATGTTTAAAAATGGGTCATAAGTACTGCACcaattcttttgaatttttcatgACGATTATGTTAGAAGAATTTTCATACCATCTCTCATTCTTGGCATTCCTATCTGTTGTGGATTGGTCATTAGTTTTTACTAGGgttattacaaattatatatatttaaaattgtagtTTTTTATGTATGAATGCAAGTGATGTTGCATATTGTTTTTGAGATTATATTTGGGTATGCAAGTAAAAGTTTGTCTCTATTCTGATTTTTGGTATTTTCATGGAAATGTTACGCCATTATGAAGTGATGTACATGTTGGTAAGAAGGATTGACTGTGCTCAATCAATTGGTTGGAGTACTGTTTGCTGCCCATTTTGTTTTAGTATCTTAAAATGATGTGGAGtgttaaaattacaaaagaacTGTTTGTCATCCGCACATCACAAATTTTTGTCACAATTGTTCTGGAAACTTTCATGACAATTATGTTGGAAGAATTTTCATATGGCATTTCCTGtgagtatgtttttttttttttttttcatttggttTGATCATTAGTTTTTTTGCGATAAGTTTTTGCTGAGAATTTCTTTTGTGTTGTGAAGTTATTATAATGTCCTTTGAAGTTGTGGGTAATGGTTAACATATACGGTttttcattaagaaaaaaatgttaataagtCCAAAATGGtgaatttttttccctttttaatCTTTCTACGGACTGATTTTGATTCTTGGTCTCTATTCTTTTCAACAGAAAAGAAGCAAGCAACTGTGCAGCTTGAAGCGGATAATGAAGCACAAATGAAACGGATAACGTAGCCGCTGGGAAccgagtatatatatatatatatatatatatatatatatatatatatatatatatatatatatatatatatatatatatatatatatatatatatatatatatatatatatatatatatatatatatatatatatatatatatatatatatatatatatatattggatttTTTATACTGTTATCTGAACATTAAAGACacattatgttaatattttaaaaatatttttaatatattttaaaattttaaaatcaatgaaGGCACATAATAGAACATGAAAATCTAAACagtacttttattttttgatactTTCGTCTGTTTGTTTAACCTCTGTATATATTGATAgaatagtgataataataaaataatggagATGAATGGAAAACAATATGAaggttaaatattaaatgaaattaattataataatttaatagattttttttataacaaaatctcaaaaaataaattttaattatatatctttatttttaaatttgttttaggtCATTCAAACTTTTGAATCGTCTCTTCTCATatctatttttagaaaaatttcaTTGCCATCATCATATATCTATATCTAAtggatataaaatttttgttttattcttattgAATACCGgctttcaatttcaattaattaattttaaaaaataacaagtggaatatgatattttaaatattcaatattaaaatgatatattttaatttcttcaatatcaaataattaaaaaaaaatcataattgtaTATCTAAAATTAGTggacaaaattaaatttcatgacaaccaaaattttaattaaatttacaaattctAATGAAACAAAGTTggagtaaaattaaaaaatataaaaaataaacaaacattcaattttaaaaatatattaaatgtgtctttactttctttctttcaattctaatgaaatatatttttgtatatgcaaataaaaattatattacaccacttaaatgaaattacacatagaacaaaaattatactaataataataataattaaatgttaacataaattttttatctgAACTTCAATACATGTTTAATGATGATAATCAAGATTCATGACattgacattaaattattatattatagtaataaaatGCCTTTATACAATTGTGCTGGTAAAACTTCACAtagataatgaaatataaaataaaaataatcatttaaaagcaTTGAattagtattctacatgataatttaaataataaataaaaaatggaagagaacGACATTTGAAGAATCAAGGAAGAGAGTTGAatatttattagttataatagtTCCATGTGAAAAACCTATGAACTTTACAACTTGAAGACGAAAAATGTGGTCTAGATGTGATATTTCATGCATAGtgtaaagaaaaacatttaactTTGTTTGATATGTCTTAGATTTAAGAGAAACAAAGTCTATAAAAATGcaatgacatttttgaaattataggAAAAATATAGGCTTTGGGTATATAGAAAACCAATACATATAGCATGAATATGCTTCAGTTATTGACTATCCACTGttttccaaaaattttaaaaatgccattcttttcttaaaatatttatctgaGTGTAAAGGTATAGATTTCGCTTCTCTGTAAAATTGATGTCTATACCCTGGCTCTTAAGAATAGACTTCAGCTTTTGAGCAACTGTTGTTTATACATTCCTAatcatttcaaaaatatcagttttttaaaatatttatccgAGTGGCAAAGGTATAAACTTCGGTTCTCTGAAACATTGCGCTATACCCTGACTCGTGAGAATAGACTTCGGTTATTGAGTATTCACTACCTATATGTttccaataattttaaaaatgtcattcttttttaaaatatttatcagtGTACAAAGGTATAGATTTCGGTTCTCTATGAAATTGAAGTCTATACCCTAACTCATGAGAATAGGCTTTGGTTATTGAGCAACCATTGTTTATATATTcccaataatttaaaaaatgtcactattttttaaagtatttatttgaGTGACAAAGGTATAGACTTCAGTTCTctgtaaaataaaagtttataccTTGGCTCATAAGAATAGGCTTCGGTTATTGAGTAACTGTTGCCTATCGTTCCCAATACTTTcaaaaataccatttttttaaaaaaatattttacctgAGTGACAAAAATATAGGCTTCAATTCTCCATTATCATTGTTCTGCTTCAACAAAGTATAAACCACAGATTTCAAGGTCTCGAAACGAGTCCTATTTTCTTGTCTAATCGCTACGAGCATCTTCAAAATCTTGGACATGTTAACGGAAAGTTCCTTAAGATGTGTATTTTCCACCTTGTTCAATCAATGAAAGCAACAATTGCAACACTTTAGTAACATGAGAGAGATAGAACGAGTAATTGAGTAATTacaaaaggttaaaatattccATTGGTCCAAGTTTTTGTACCAAAATCTAAAATAGGtccccatatatttttttagtctcaattaggtccatatttttgaaaatgcgCAACAATTAGGTCCATTCCGTTAGTATGGTGTTAACGACGTTAAAGATGTGCCACGTGTGAACTCCTcattttttttgaacttttttatttttatttttttaatttttaatttttttttcattttttattttttttgaaaattatttatgccATGTGTCACATCAGTGTTGTGCCACGTCTCACGTTAGTATTTTATCACGTGTCACGTTAGtattgtgccacatgtcaagtcagTATGATGATACGTGTCAATTCATTGTCTAAATCTAAATTTTGTCCATATATAtgctattttaatttaatttcactcccatttttttttaattttaaatttcatcccctccaaattgagatcaaatttaacttttatataaatattgtaatgatatttttattacaagtgatatctttattacatatttttaacaatattaagtttatttaaatttatagtttACATTAAActctatttatttactttaaaattttaaatatatttattttaacttgttacaaaattgttttaaaatttaatatttaaatttataaaattgttatttttaaaccaatgacttgacacgtgttaTCATACTGACTTGATATGTGTCATCATACTGACTTGACATGTGGTATAATATtgacatgacacgtggcataaataaatttcaaaaaaaagttcaaaaaattaaaaaaaaaaattgaagagctGACAAGTGGCACATCCTTAACACCATTAACACCATAATAATGGAATGtacctaattgttacacattttcaaaaaaaaatgaacctaattgagactaaaaaaaatttggggaCATATTTGAGATTTTGGTACAAAAACGTGGATCAATAGAATATTTTAACCATTacagaaaattttcttgtatatGGTCGGGTGGGTCACCAATTTATTGGACCACAATATGAAAATAAGGTATTTTTCTTTGTAGGCTCTCAACCTATTATGCAATTTAAAATATGCAACTCTTGCATCATATTTGTTAAGAGAGAAATTAAAGTGAGAGATCGATAGAGAGGCAGAAGTCGGAAGTTATGACTGTCTATGGTGAGAAGGAAAAGAAGCCATTAGAGAgagtgaagaaaaaaacaaaaaactagtTTATCTTGTGCAAGCATGTGCAGAGGAACTATCTTGGAGAAAATGTTTTATTGTTCGTCTCATATATTGGAGGGTTCCCTctgttgtttatttaaaatgCCTATTGGAGTTTGTTATCTACCTGATTggtgttgggaatagtccaagtgtgagtcaaagtttcacattggataaaataaagaaagttaaaaatactatataagaataaagacccataacactcaccattgtcttaaggttttggggttaaagtaatgtcaaatgtcttatatgtgtaagactaatgtcatataaccatatagaaccataaTCTCTCAATGACTACAACCCTATAAcccatatgaaaaatatatataacccaaCATTGGTGAAGAGAATAGCGTCAATCCTTCATGTGTGTGTTGGACTCATGTTTTATCGTGTTGTAACTTGTATCTCATCAGTAATCCATGTGTCTTACTGCCTCAGGCCCACATTTCCCTCTGTCCTTGCAGCTATGCACGTTACATTTACTATATACCATTATTAATT
This portion of the Vigna unguiculata cultivar IT97K-499-35 chromosome 6, ASM411807v1, whole genome shotgun sequence genome encodes:
- the LOC114188223 gene encoding disease resistance protein RPM1-like codes for the protein MAETAVSFVFPKFLEAVKMLRDLPKEVAEVTDESESFQDFIHDANKIAEAEEDNNRRDRMRKRLMRLRKTAFLMEDIIDDYVICDEKQPEEDPSQEDPRCAVLLCEAVEFIKTQILRLQIAYRIQTVKSLARAERDGFENHFPIGSRSDDSRGNENFTWHKLRMAPLFNKQDEVVGFEKPIETLKKWLTQGRKERTVISVVGMAGLGKTTLSKHVFDKVDKHFECHAVITVSRPYDVERLLRDIMKELCQERNEHPAQDVETMNRMSLIKEVRKRLSNKRYVVLFDDVWNETFWDDIELALIDDKNGSRILITTRDEKVVEFCKQALFFEVYKLQPLSKAKSLELLCKKAFGYAFVGRCPKDYKEVGLDIVRKCECLPLAIVAIGSILYRKCKSPYDWRMFSQNLSSELQSNYELQSVTKILSLSYDDLQQNLRSCLLYFGMYPEDYEVNCGRLIRQWIAEGFVKHENGRNLEEVAQQYLMELISRSLVLVSSFTTDGRAKACRVHDLVHEMVRRKIKNTGFCEYIDEHNHLESSGNIRRLTIATSSNGLSGSMEESQHVRSILIFTNEVSSKDFTSALLAKYMRLKVLDFEFTPLYDVPENLGCLIHLKYLSFRETCIRSLPKSIGKLQNLETLDVRTHMVIEVPKEITKLRKLRHLWGSPISSTSLKYSVGSMKSLEKMNELRIDRNGEVIREIGKLKQLRDLRVVGFRRGHAETLCSSLNEMPLLERLHISSSEYVRFSGDFSSSLRKVTVVKLLDRREIDFHITSSLSKLRKLHLYAVLKEFPNWILRLQSLVKLSLVESKLTNIPLKSLGNMPNLLFLCFDSRCYEGETLHFENGGFQKLKELELKGLEQLRSIFIERRALQYLEKLHIKTVPRLKTVPSGIQHLQRLQVLHILYMPREFLHRINPDGGEEHWMIKHVPYVHFGRTYRKKRKEASNCAA